Part of the Sodalinema gerasimenkoae IPPAS B-353 genome is shown below.
GTTTCCGACCCGGACGGTCGGCACATGATGCGATTGGAGCCATCTGGAATAAAAGTCGGTATAAACCGCAATACGTTCTCGATGCAGACATTGCCACATGTTTTGACCAAATTAACCATGATTACCTTCTGTCCAAACTAGACTGTCCCTCTCGGTACAAACGGAGTATTAAACAATGGCTTAAAGCCGGCGTTATGGACAGTGGCGAATTCAAGGCAACAGAGGCAGGAACTCCACAAGGTGGGGTCATCAGTCCGCTCCTTGCCAACATTGCTTTACAGGGAATGATTGATTCGGTTGTCAATAGCTTCCCTAACTCAAGGACAATTGACGGAAAACTAAATCGCTATTACCGCCCGAAAATCATTCGATATGCCGATGACTTTGTGGTTCTGGCTAACCGCCCGGAAGTCATCCTAGAAGCCCAACAACTGCTCAAGGAATGGCTTAAACCCGTCGGTCTCCAACTCAAACCGGAAAAGACAAGGTTATGTAACACCTTGTCGGAATGGAATGGGGAGGAACCGGGATTTGACTTCCTAGGATTTAACATCCGGCATTACCCGGTGAGTATCCATAAGGGAATCAAAACGGGTCCCGGTGGCGTTAAACCCTACCAGATAAATATTAAGCCTGCCCCAAAAGCTATCAAACGTCATTATGACGCTTGTAAAGAGGTCATCAAACAACATAAAACTGCACCACAAGCAGTTCTGATCCAGAAGCTTAATCCAATCATTAGAGGATGGAGTCGGTACTACTCTACGGTAGTTTCCAAAGAGACCTTCTCTAAACTCGACCATATGATTTGGATGGCACTGAGGGCTTGGACGGTTTCACGATGTGGTCGAGCGTCCTATGGGAAACTCCAGAACTACTTTCGTCCTGGAGTCAACAGTAAATGGACGTTCAAAGCCAAAAAGGGTCTTCGACTCACTAAGCACACCGAAACCCCCATCGTACGACATGTCAAAATCAGAGGAGGAAACACCTCTCCCTTTAACGGGGACTGGGCTTATTGGTCTAAACGTATGAGTAACGGGTTTGGCGGTATCCCTACCAAAATCTCAAAACTCATCAAGCGTCAAAAAGGACGATGTAATCACTGTGGACAACACTTCACCAGTGAGGACTTGGTTGAAATCGACCATATTCAGCCTAAATCCAGAGGAGGTTCGGATACTTACTCCAACCTACAACTGTTACATCGCCATTGCCACGATGTTAAAACCCGTTTCGACGGTAGCAGCACCCATGACAAGGGATAGCAAGCTAGGAGCCGTGTGAGGTGAAAGTCTCATGCACGGTTCTGAATGGGAGGGGGTAGTCGTGAGACTACTCTCGACCCCTAATAGACAGTGACCTGATAGAGTGGGGGAAGTCTGTTGCGATCGCCGTCATGAAAACGGATAAACTTTTTTACCGCATCTTCCTGTTGGAACCAAACTTGGTGGCGGAGTTAATTCCGGGCCTACCCCCAGACTGCCGCTTTGACTATTTTGCCCCAGTCCTGAAGGAACGGGAACGCCGATTGGATGGTCTGTTCCCCATCCTGGCATCCTGGTGTTATGGCTCTGCCATGACACCGACGTGGGGCGGCTCTGCCGCCTGATCTGAGGGAGTATAATGGTATGTAGGGGCGAACCCTGGTCACTGACCGATAGTCGAAGTGGTGGTGGTCGCCCTCCCTAATTTCAGTGGGGAAGCTATCCTGGAAATATTGTATATGAACCCAGTTGGCGCGGTTGATAGAGTTTAAGGAAAAAAATCATGAATTCGGTGATTGTTTTTGAGGTATTTCAGGAAGAAGATGGTGGGTTTGTCGCTGAATGCTTAACTGAGAATGTTTTTACTCAGGGGGATAGCTGGGAAGCGTTATGTGCGAATGTTAATGGGGCAGTCAAAGGATATTATTTTGATACATTAAGCTTTCCTCAAGCTAAGCTTCATTTGAGCAATAAGTTCAACAAGAAACTCTAGTCATGAATCAGCGTACTTTACAGCTCAATTTGCCTAATACCATTGAACAAAGCGATGAAGAATTGCGGTTGTTGATAGCAGCAAAATTGTATGAAAATGGAACGTTGACGTCAGGACAAGCCGCAGACTTGGCAGGGTTAAGCAAAAGAAACTTTATTGAACGTATTGGTGATTATGACGTGTCGCTGTTCAGTACGTCGGTTGAGGATTTAGAGTCGGATATTACTAATGCCTAATGTTGTTATTTCCGATGCGAGTTGCTTGATTGTCCTCAGCAACATTGGAGAATTAGATCTGTTGTCTCTGCTTTATGGTCAGGTTTACATTACGCCTGAGATAGAACGGGAATTTGGAGAAGATTTGCCCAGTTGGATAATTGTTGAGACAGTTCAAGATAAAGCTTGTCAAAAACGTCTTGAAATAACATTAGATGTTGGAGAAGCATCGGCAATTGCTTTAGCGATAGAGAAGAAGGATTCGTTGGTTATTTTAGATGATTTAAAAGCCAGAAAAGTTGCGAAAAAATTTAAGCTTATATTGACAGGAACTCTAGGGGTGGTTGGTAAAGCAAAAGAGCGGGGATATTGCGAGAAAATCAAACCAATTATCCAGAAAATTGGACAAAGCAATTTTCGGATTTCTCCGCAGGTCATGAGTGACTTGTTGTCAAGGCATGGGGAAGAGTGAGGGCAATTGCCTCATGTTAAAAAAGCAGAGCGAGTTGAAGGAATTGTTGACGTGACATCTCCATTTCCATTAAGGTATCGCCAGCACGGTCAACCCCACAGCGATGTTATGACTAGGTTGGGACTGTACCGGGCAGCCACGCCTGGAGTCTATGGCGCTCTCCTACCGTTGATGTTTCTGGAGGCGCAGATGCAAGGTGACCCTGGGTTTTACCGCCGTTTTTTTGCCCAGGTGTTTCTCTATCTAGAACAGTATGAGGTGACACGACCTTGGCGGGGTCTGTTGTTGTTCCCTCGCCGCAGCTTGAATTTTGGGGAGGAGGACCCTTATCAGGGGGTGTTAGCGACTCAGGTGGAACGGTTTTATCTGGAGGATTTGATTCCCTTGCAGGAGTTGACGCCGAATTTAGCCCTGTTGCGATTGTTGGTGTTATCGGAGGAGGAGGTGCCCCAGAAGGCTCGTCGCCTGTTGGCGCAAGAGGCGACGGAGCGGGAGTTTGAGCGGCGGCTGGATTTAGTGGAGAGTATAATGGTTTGTAGGGGCGAACCCTTGTGGCACTGGTGTCAAGTTAAGGAAATCGTGGAAAAGTCAAGAAAGTGTAAACAACCCGAGACCAAGGGAAAAATGCTTATAGGCTAAGGACTAGCTAGCCAGGACAAAAGATGCCTAAGAAGACCTATCACAAACCGGGAAACCCGGACTTCAGACGACATCGCTCAGTGCCCGGACCAGTGAATCGGACGATTGAGCAGCGCTTGTTCGAGATGTTAAGTCCGGGAACGTTTGCCTCCCTCAAAAGCGTAAGCAACAAAGGACGACGGTTACGAGAGCGAACTCTAACCCTGCCGGTGATGACAGCGATTGTCCTGAGCCTAGTTTACCGGCAAATGACAGGGCTAAGTGAAGTGCTGCGAACCCTAGAACAGGAGGGACTGTTTTGGGTGAAAGCTCAACGCATCAGTAAACAGGCTCTATCCCAAAGATTACAAAGCCTGCCGGCCCATCTGTTTGCCAGTTTGCTCGAGCAGGTCATTGAGCGCTTGAACCAATCCTCAGCGCCCGGGGAAGTCTCGCCATTCTGGAGACCGGTGCGGTCTAAGTTCCCAGCCATTTGGCTAGCTGACGGGTCAACCCTCGAAGCCTTAAAAAAGAAACTGCATCGTCATCGCGGCAAAAAAGCCACCTCCCCCTTGGCCGGCAAGATGATGATGATGGTCGATGCCTTCAACCATCGCCCCCAGGCGGCCTGGTACAGTCCTGAAGCCCAATCCAATGATAAGCTTTGGACTGACTCATTGCTCG
Proteins encoded:
- the ltrA gene encoding group II intron reverse transcriptase/maturase: MSIASKGFNPETKNNEWRNLPWGKIQRKVAKLQKAIYQATSRGNKAKARRWQRLLNKSYYARLLAVRQVSQDNQGKKTAGVDGVKSLNAKDRFRLADQLRHPGKAKSLRRVWIPKPGRDEKRPLGIPTLHDRALQALVKLGLEPYWEALFEADSYGFRPGRSAHDAIGAIWNKSRYKPQYVLDADIATCFDQINHDYLLSKLDCPSRYKRSIKQWLKAGVMDSGEFKATEAGTPQGGVISPLLANIALQGMIDSVVNSFPNSRTIDGKLNRYYRPKIIRYADDFVVLANRPEVILEAQQLLKEWLKPVGLQLKPEKTRLCNTLSEWNGEEPGFDFLGFNIRHYPVSIHKGIKTGPGGVKPYQINIKPAPKAIKRHYDACKEVIKQHKTAPQAVLIQKLNPIIRGWSRYYSTVVSKETFSKLDHMIWMALRAWTVSRCGRASYGKLQNYFRPGVNSKWTFKAKKGLRLTKHTETPIVRHVKIRGGNTSPFNGDWAYWSKRMSNGFGGIPTKISKLIKRQKGRCNHCGQHFTSEDLVEIDHIQPKSRGGSDTYSNLQLLHRHCHDVKTRFDGSSTHDKG
- a CDS encoding type II toxin-antitoxin system HicB family antitoxin, coding for MNSVIVFEVFQEEDGGFVAECLTENVFTQGDSWEALCANVNGAVKGYYFDTLSFPQAKLHLSNKFNKKL
- a CDS encoding UPF0175 family protein; the protein is MNQRTLQLNLPNTIEQSDEELRLLIAAKLYENGTLTSGQAADLAGLSKRNFIERIGDYDVSLFSTSVEDLESDITNA
- a CDS encoding DUF3368 domain-containing protein encodes the protein MPNVVISDASCLIVLSNIGELDLLSLLYGQVYITPEIEREFGEDLPSWIIVETVQDKACQKRLEITLDVGEASAIALAIEKKDSLVILDDLKARKVAKKFKLILTGTLGVVGKAKERGYCEKIKPIIQKIGQSNFRISPQVMSDLLSRHGEE